One Carassius gibelio isolate Cgi1373 ecotype wild population from Czech Republic chromosome A20, carGib1.2-hapl.c, whole genome shotgun sequence DNA segment encodes these proteins:
- the LOC127938715 gene encoding nesprin-1-like isoform X2 has product MLLALLEVLSGHKLPCEQGRKLRRIHWVANVGRALKFLESRRSAYRGSPIKLVNINTTDVVDGRPSIVLGLIWTIILYFQIEELTSHLPAVQPQCSSNSSVESSNSTETSSPPVKRKPRLSFQGGAKRALLKWVQTTATKCGCG; this is encoded by the exons ATGCTGCTAGCTCTTCTTGAAGTCCTGTCTGGTCACAAACTG CCATGCGAACAGGGCCGCAAGCTGAGGAGGATCCACTGGGTTGCTAACGTGGGAAGAGCGCTGAAGTTTCTGGAGAGCAGGAGG TCGGCCTACAGAGGATCTCCG ATTAAACTAGTAAACATCAACACAACAGATGTGGTAGACGGCAGACCTTCGATTGTGCTGGGGTTAATATGGACCATCATCTTATATTTCCAG ATAGAGGAGCTCACCAGTCATCTACCAGCCGTACAACCACAGTGTAGCAGCAATTCATCAGTAGAAAGCTCCAACAGCACTGAGACCAGCAGCCCACCTGTCAAACGCAAGCCCCGCCTTTCTTTTCAGGGCGGGGCCAAGAGAGCCCTGCTCAAATGGGTCCAGACCACAGCAACAAA ATGTGGATGTGGATAA
- the LOC127938713 gene encoding nesprin-1-like, whose product MEGAAAWESVKAGGQSQYTVAYRSQHTCLSTEVVVAEAVGGRDPSPTAQSAVVGRKRRTTGPQRLRACRRCPTGHSLGPVHLGEDKGNYCGGICERTDTDISLYTRSLELWNDINKMANEIECWSAISGAASLLSAHDMEERLSEFKLELDNKEDELKILQTKRTQLKELIRTQHIYTELQVMAADLRKRISHAAEVYDQTKDMYKDFISQRPQLLDLISQISEQLKTSADLLSEFSTSSDPENFVKVKLVERSQKQLEVSLDVASETLRALCGTYPTQQLTLLGDAVSHLVKRNEEVTQLRSQILGSLQDTLLQLFNDCNRGSHGG is encoded by the exons ATGGAAGGAGCTGCTGCTTGGGAGTCAGTCAAAGCTGGAGGACAGAGTCAATATACCGTGGCCTACAGAAGTCAGCACACATGCCTTTCAACAGAG GTTGTGGTTGCTGAAGCAGTTGGAGGAAGAGATCCAAGCCCTACAGCACAGTCAGCTGTGGTTGGGAGAAAGAGGAGAACAACTGGTCCACAGAGACTCCGAGCTTGCAGGAGATGCCCAACGGGACATAGCCTTGGTCCAGTCCACCTGGGAGAGGACAAGGGCAATTATTGTGGAGGA ATCTGTGAGAGGACGGATACAGACATCAGTCTTTATACTCGCTCCCTTGagctttggaatgacattaaTAAAATGGCTAATGAGATTGAGTGTTGGAGTGCCATCTCTGGAGCTGCCAGTCTACTCTCTGCTCATGACATGGAAGAACGCCTCTCTGAGTTCAAG CTGGAGTTGGATAATAAGGAAGATGAACTGAAGATCTTGCAGACAAAGAGGACACAGCTAAAGGAACTGATAAGAACCCAGCACATATACACTGAACTGCAG GTGATGGCTGCAGATCTGAGGAAGCGGATTTCCCATGCTGCAGAGGTGTATGATCAAACCAAAGACATGTATAAAGACTTCATCTCCCAGAGGCCGCAGCTCCTAGATCTAATTTCCCAGATTTCAGAGCAGCTGAAGACCTCAGCGGACTTGCTTTCAGAGTTTTCAACATCCTCTGACCCAGAGAATTTTGTTAAGGTCAAG CTGGTTGAGAGGTCACAGAAGCAGTTAGAGGTGAGTCTGGATGTAGCAAGTGAGACTCTCAGAGCACTGTGTGGAACGTACCCGACTCAGCAACTGACCCTGTTGGGTGACGCCGTCTCCCACCTGGTCAAGAGGAACGAGGAAGTGACACAACTCCGCAGCCAGATCCTGGGGTCTCTTCAGGAcactctactgcagctcttcaaTG
- the LOC127938714 gene encoding myc target protein 1 homolog, with protein sequence MADNSTHPVLEILKSFGLRDVILAFCLSMVVGLVLGALVYMILIWMSRRRASATITRVPIHKSRSTTRSSSPRSRPGYSRHSSGYDQRGNNNLASAAFSFHRQTSPSLIDYGDSPGRKSSFRASTFHPLLQCSQIAREAEEGTQGSLPRTPTLTTNPGAPGSTSTVSSMVTPPQARTRPDSFWGNSNLKALNAGQTPPPAYESIIRAYKETTT encoded by the exons ATGGCAGACAACAGCACTCATCCTGTTTTGGAAATACTGAAGTCCTTCGGattga GGGATGTGATTCTGGCCTTCTGTCTTTCTATGGTTGTTGGTCTTGTGCTGGGAGCTCTGGTCTATATGATCTTGATCTGGATGTCTCGTCGACGAGCATCAGCCACCATCACACGTGTACCCATCCATAAATCCCGCTCCACCACCCGTTCATCCTCGCCACGCTCTCGGCCAGGCTACAGTCGACACAGCAGTGGCTATGACCAACGCGGCAATAACAATCTGGCCAGTGCTGCCTTCTCCTTCCATCGGCAGACCTCACCCTCACTGATAGACTATGGTGACTCACCAGGGCGCAAGTCGAGCTTCCGGGCCTCTACTTTTCATCCTCTTCTCCAGTGTAGCCAGATTGCTCGTGAGGCAGAAGAGGGTACCCAAGGCAGCCTGCCACGGACCCCCACTCTCACTACCAACCCTGGGGCGCCTGGATCCACCAGCACTGTCAGTTCCATGGTCACTCCACCCCAGGCCAGAACCAGACCAGATTCCTTCTGGGGCAACAGCAATCTAAAGGCCTTAAATGCTGGCCAGACTCCACCACCTGCCTATGAGAGCATCATACGTGCCTACAAAGAGACGACCACGTGA
- the LOC127939003 gene encoding protein SERAC1 codes for MSASALRLIRVRRLSTTGPGPGPAVRRALPWRDLRRIAKMTGAIVLGGCVFITYEMVTLNQAITIDTSAILQEKHKSYIYLTHTTNREEESLASGFTLKTRKELHKAARKFLEISSRVLLHPLDEHLSHLDADPHECALWVLLKKTCSLDRAVREQAVQELAQNHHWQDYQYQTAAQVIDQRTAVALARIPNVDLRFFLPPPPLPHTEDDISIEDGLRQLLASLPQSEVDQCVKYFTSLALRESSQSLASQRGGLWCFGGNGLPYAQSLTSTPSEKVETFCLQALVQHSKVHSHCDHIVANGGLQLLQRVYQLRRDSPKIQHNIVRIIGNLALNESLHTAIVQSGWVSVLAEMIQSPYILQASLAARALANLDREAVQQKYQDGVYILHPQCRTNQPIKADVLFVHGLLGAAFKTWRQKDLDVTDDDMVEGVREDYTECWPKSWLAADCPNLRILSVEYDTHLSDWKAKCPAENQRKSLAYRSQELLRKLKDAGVGERPVVWVAHSMGGLLVKKMLLDASKDPDLSPLIKNTKGILFYSVPHHGTFMAGYSVNVRYLLFPSIEVKELCRDSPALRDLNEKFLNITMEQEFKVLSFAETLPTSIGPMLKILVVPSQSADLGIGDLIQVDVDHLNICKPEKKDSFLYKRTLQFIQDALGGQSIK; via the exons ATGTCTGCGTCCGCCCTGCGACTGATCCGCGTCCGGAGGTTGAGCACAACCGGACCTGGACCTGGACCTGCTGTGAGGAGAGCACTGCCATGGAGAGACCTTA gaAGAATAGCAAAAATGACAGGAGCAATAGTATTGGG AGGCTGTGTTTTCATCACATACGAGATGGTCACTCTGAACCAGGCCATCACTATCGACACCAGTGCAATACTCCAGGAGAAGCACAAGTCCTACATCTACCTGACTCACACCACTAATAGAGAAGAGGAGAGCCTTGCTTCTG GCTTCACTCTGAAGACCAGGAAGGAACTTCATAAAGCAGCTAGAAAGTTTCTTGAAATTTCATCAAGAGTTCTTCTTCACCCTTTGGATG AGCATCTCAGTCATCTAGACGCAGACCCTCACGAATGTGCACTATGGGTGCTACTGAAGAAAACCTGCTCTCTGGACCGGGCCGTGAGAGAGCAGGCGGTGCAGGAACTGGCCCAGAATCACCACTGGCAGG ATTATCAGTACCAGACTGCAGCACAGGTGATAGATCAGCGCACAGCTGTGGCTCTCGCCCGCATACCTAACGTGGACCTGCGCTTCTTTCTCCCTCCTCCTCCACTGCCGCACACTGAAGAT GATATATCAATAGAAGATGGGCTTAGGCAGTTACTGGCATCTCTGCCCCAGTCGGAGGTGGATCAGTGTGTGAAGTACTTCACTTCTCTGGCACTAAGAGAGAGCAGCCAATCACTAGCCTCTCAACGG GGAGGGCTATGGTGTTTTGGAGGAAATGGGTTGCCCTATGCCCAAAGTCTGACTTCCACTCCCTCTGAGAAGGTGGAGACGTTCTGCCTGCAGGCCCTGGTGCAGCACTCAAAG GTCCACAGTCATTGTGATCACATTGTCGCTAATGGAGGACTGCAGCTCTTGCAAAGAGTCTACCAGCTTCGCAGAGACTCTCCAAAAATTCAGCACAACATTGTGCGAATTATTGGAAATCTCGCCCTGAATGAGAGCTTGCACACAGCCATAGTACAGTCAG GTTGGGTGTCTGTCCTAGCTGAGATGATCCAGTCACCATACATCTTGCAGGCATCTCTTGCTGCCCGTGCATTAGCCAATTTGGACAGAGAAGCTGTACAACAGAAGTACCAGGATGGTGTTTACATATTGCACCCACAATGCCGCACAAA ccAGCCAATCAAAGCTGATGTTCTCTTCGTGCATGGCCTCTTGGGGGCAGCTTTTAAAACATGGCGCCAGAAGGATCTTGACGTGACGGATGATGACATGGTGGAAGGGGTTCGAGAGGACTACACTGAATGCTGGCCCAag tcatggtTGGCTGCAGACTGTCCAAACCTCCGAATCCTGTCTGTTGAGTATGACACCCATTTAAGTGATTGGAAGGCAAAGTGTCCTGCTGAAAACCAAAG AAAGTCCTTGGCCTACAGGAGTCAGGAACTGCTGAGGAAATTGAAGGATGCAGGTGTAGGGGAAAGGCCTGTGGTCTGGGTAGCCCACAGTATGGGAG GTTTACTTGTGAAAAAGATGCTCTTAGATGCCTCTAAAGATCCTGATCTCAGTCCGCTGATCAAGAACACGAAGGGAATTCTGTTCTACAGCGTTCCTCATCACGGCACGTTTATGGCAGGGTATTCTGTCAATGTCCGATATCTCCTTTTTCCCTCCATCGAAGTAAAAGAACTATGTAGAG ACTCTCCAGCATTACGGGACTTGAATGAAAAATTCCTGAACATTACAATGGAACAAGAGTTTAAGGTCCTTAGCTTTGCAGAAACTCTGCCAACCTCCATTGGGCCGATGCTCAAAATATTGGTAGTTCCTTCTCAGTCAGCAG atctGGGTATTGGGGACCTCATTCAGGTGGATGTTGATCACCTCAACATCTGCAAGCCAGAAAAAAAGGACTCATTTCTTTATAAACGTACTTTACAGTTTATTCAAGATGCTCTTGGAGGACAGAGTATTAAGTGA
- the LOC127938715 gene encoding nesprin-1-like isoform X1, with translation MLLALLEVLSGHKLPCEQGRKLRRIHWVANVGRALKFLESRRSAYRGSPIKLVNINTTDVVDGRPSIVLGLIWTIILYFQIEELTSHLPAVQPQCSSNSSVESSNSTETSSPPVKRKPRLSFQGGAKRALLKWVQTTATKRLGLDVKDFGPSWRTGMVFHAVIFALRPHLVNMERVWRRPNRCGCG, from the exons ATGCTGCTAGCTCTTCTTGAAGTCCTGTCTGGTCACAAACTG CCATGCGAACAGGGCCGCAAGCTGAGGAGGATCCACTGGGTTGCTAACGTGGGAAGAGCGCTGAAGTTTCTGGAGAGCAGGAGG TCGGCCTACAGAGGATCTCCG ATTAAACTAGTAAACATCAACACAACAGATGTGGTAGACGGCAGACCTTCGATTGTGCTGGGGTTAATATGGACCATCATCTTATATTTCCAG ATAGAGGAGCTCACCAGTCATCTACCAGCCGTACAACCACAGTGTAGCAGCAATTCATCAGTAGAAAGCTCCAACAGCACTGAGACCAGCAGCCCACCTGTCAAACGCAAGCCCCGCCTTTCTTTTCAGGGCGGGGCCAAGAGAGCCCTGCTCAAATGGGTCCAGACCACAGCAACAAAG AGATTGGGTCTGGATGTGAAGGACTTTGGCCCCAGCTGGCGCACAGGGATGGTTTTTCACGCTGTCATCTTTGCTTTGCGACCCCATCTTGTTAATATGGAACGTGTTTGGAGGAGACCCAACAG ATGTGGATGTGGATAA